A genomic segment from Modestobacter roseus encodes:
- a CDS encoding copper resistance CopC family protein translates to MTPFAGPPSGRRRAGAPWGRPVLLGLLTVLALGMGASPALAHDGLTGSTPAASAALTAVPSEVQLEFSGAPQQLGTRVVVTGPGGTVSTGEPEIRGTTVVQALSADLPAGAYRVQWRATSSDGHPIEGNYEFSVSPDAAPAAPVTPQPAAASTGTGTPGVWWAAGALVLVALGTVVAGRLRRRA, encoded by the coding sequence ATGACTCCGTTCGCAGGTCCGCCGTCCGGACGACGCCGCGCCGGCGCACCGTGGGGCCGGCCGGTGCTGCTCGGCCTGCTGACCGTGCTCGCGCTCGGGATGGGGGCCTCTCCCGCGCTCGCCCACGACGGGCTGACCGGCAGCACCCCGGCGGCATCGGCCGCACTCACCGCGGTGCCGTCGGAGGTGCAGCTCGAGTTCAGCGGCGCACCGCAGCAGCTGGGCACCCGGGTGGTGGTGACCGGACCCGGCGGGACGGTGTCCACCGGCGAGCCGGAGATCCGGGGCACCACCGTCGTGCAGGCACTCTCCGCGGACCTGCCGGCGGGCGCCTACCGCGTCCAGTGGCGCGCCACGTCGTCCGACGGGCACCCGATCGAGGGCAACTACGAGTTCTCGGTGTCCCCGGACGCCGCCCCCGCGGCTCCGGTGACGCCGCAGCCGGCCGCGGCCTCGACCGGGACGGGCACGCCGGGCGTGTGGTGGGCCGCGGGGGCGCTGGTGCTGGTCGCCCTCGGCACGGTGGTCGCCGGCCGGCTGCGCAGGCGGGCATGA
- a CDS encoding copper resistance D family protein — MTRAALVAPVESGRPSEPVRPPWLVPAVLGTGIGAVVLLLAGLAVGGGSTGPSAGGPVVAWGEPVLTLASRVAAVGTVGTALFAAALLPGRAGALAPAARRAVLAASGWAAVWAAATALGGLLTLSRLVDVAPWALPWSSVPLFLGTTGAGQAVLLGTAAAGLLTVTARRCTRVAGARLLLAGALAVLLLPVLLTGHSSAADDHLLTVATLGVHVVAAALWIGGLLALLVHGRAPGAAAPAVARFSRLALVCAVVTGGSGLLAAGLLLGDVPAVPAALGTGYGWLLIGKTAGLAALVVLGHQHRRRTLPRLREGRPGAFRRFAAVELVVMVATVALAVALAASPPPATASSQPAGTAAPAAPVAGADPMAGHDHGELSVGVLVDAERFHVAGPVAAGSRVTVSNGSDQPVTITAAEGAFDVDVPARTLLTFLAPEQAGEYPFSSRHSSAFTDVLVVE, encoded by the coding sequence ATGACCCGCGCGGCGCTGGTCGCCCCGGTCGAGTCCGGCCGCCCGTCCGAGCCGGTCCGCCCGCCATGGCTCGTCCCTGCGGTGCTCGGCACCGGGATCGGCGCCGTGGTCCTGCTGCTCGCCGGCCTCGCCGTCGGCGGCGGCAGCACCGGGCCGTCCGCGGGCGGCCCGGTGGTCGCGTGGGGCGAGCCGGTGCTCACCCTCGCCAGCCGGGTGGCGGCGGTCGGCACGGTCGGCACCGCACTGTTCGCCGCCGCCCTCCTGCCCGGGCGGGCGGGAGCTCTGGCCCCGGCCGCCCGGCGGGCGGTGCTCGCGGCGTCGGGCTGGGCCGCGGTGTGGGCGGCGGCCACCGCCCTCGGCGGGCTCCTCACCCTCAGCCGTCTGGTGGACGTGGCGCCGTGGGCGCTGCCCTGGAGCTCGGTGCCGCTGTTCCTGGGCACCACCGGCGCCGGGCAGGCCGTCCTGCTGGGCACCGCCGCCGCCGGCCTGCTGACGGTCACCGCGCGACGCTGCACCCGGGTGGCCGGCGCTCGGCTGCTGCTGGCCGGGGCGCTGGCGGTGCTCCTGCTCCCGGTGCTGCTCACCGGTCACTCGTCGGCCGCTGACGACCACCTGCTCACCGTGGCCACGCTCGGCGTCCACGTCGTCGCGGCGGCCCTCTGGATCGGTGGTCTGCTCGCGCTGCTGGTGCACGGCCGCGCGCCCGGCGCTGCCGCCCCGGCCGTGGCCCGGTTCAGCCGGCTCGCCCTGGTGTGCGCCGTGGTCACCGGCGGGTCGGGGCTGCTCGCCGCCGGCCTGCTGCTGGGCGACGTCCCGGCGGTGCCGGCCGCGCTCGGCACCGGCTACGGGTGGCTGCTGATCGGCAAGACCGCCGGCCTGGCCGCGCTGGTGGTCCTCGGCCACCAGCACCGGCGGCGGACGCTGCCGCGGCTGCGGGAGGGCCGGCCCGGGGCCTTCCGCCGGTTCGCCGCCGTGGAGCTGGTGGTCATGGTCGCCACCGTCGCGCTGGCGGTCGCCCTGGCGGCCTCCCCTCCCCCGGCGACCGCATCGTCGCAACCGGCCGGCACGGCGGCGCCGGCCGCTCCGGTGGCCGGCGCCGACCCGATGGCCGGCCACGACCACGGCGAGCTCTCGGTCGGCGTGCTCGTCGACGCCGAGCGCTTCCACGTCGCCGGGCCGGTCGCTGCGGGGTCACGGGTGACCGTGTCCAACGGCAGCGACCAGCCGGTGACGATCACCGCGGCCGAGGGCGCCTTCGACGTCGACGTGCCCGCCCGCACGCTGCTGACCTTCCTGGCGCCGGAGCAGGCCGGCGAGTACCCGTTCAGCAGCCGTCACTCGTCGGCGTTCACCGACGTCCTGGTGGTCGAGTGA